In Streptomyces ambofaciens ATCC 23877, a single genomic region encodes these proteins:
- a CDS encoding TetR/AcrR family transcriptional regulator, giving the protein MTTAKRDTYTPETLLSVAVQVFIERGYDGTSMEHLSKAAGISKSSIYHHVTGKEELLRRAVSRALDELFGILGEEHACVGSAAERLEYVVRRMVEVLMAELPYVTLLLRVRGNTDTERWALERRREFDHRVADLLKAAAAEGDVRADVEVRLATRLVFGMINSIVEWYRPEGPDGRGGAREREVVDAVARLVFGGLRKAS; this is encoded by the coding sequence ATGACCACCGCCAAGCGCGACACGTACACGCCCGAGACCCTCCTGTCCGTCGCCGTGCAGGTCTTCATCGAGCGCGGCTACGACGGCACCTCCATGGAGCACCTGTCCAAGGCGGCCGGCATCTCCAAGTCGTCGATCTACCACCACGTCACGGGCAAGGAGGAGCTGCTGCGCCGGGCCGTGAGCCGGGCCCTGGACGAGCTCTTCGGGATCCTCGGCGAGGAGCACGCGTGCGTGGGGTCCGCCGCCGAGCGGCTGGAGTACGTCGTGCGCCGCATGGTCGAGGTGCTCATGGCCGAGCTGCCCTACGTGACCCTGCTGCTGCGGGTGCGCGGCAACACGGACACCGAGCGGTGGGCGCTGGAGCGGCGGCGCGAGTTCGACCACCGGGTCGCCGACCTGCTGAAGGCGGCGGCGGCCGAGGGGGACGTGCGCGCGGACGTGGAGGTGCGGCTCGCGACCCGCCTGGTCTTCGGCATGATCAACTCGATCGTGGAGTGGTACCGCCCCGAGGGCCCCGACGGCCGGGGCGGCGCACGGGAACGCGAGGTGGTCGACGCGGTGGCGCGCCTGGTGTTCGGGGGGCTGCGCAAGGCCTCCTGA